The window TGATGCTTCCGGGACCCGCCAGAGTGAAAGCGACACTGGTGTTGGAGGAACCGGTCACTGTGGCGGTGAACGCTTGCGTCTGTCCGCGACCCACATTGGCGGTCGTCGGATTAATTGTTACGTTGATTTCGACCGGGGGCTCATCCTTTTCTTTTCCTGATTCCCCGCAGCCCGCCAGGGCTACCAACAAGCCAAATAGAACAAGAACCAAGCGTCGCGCTGGGTGCATCCAGGGTTCCTCCCGGGAGATCTCAGGGTCAGGACCCGTCCCGTGCCGGCGGGACAGAAACTTTGGCCGGCCGCCCTCTGGCGAACCGGACTGCCTATTATAGTTGCCTTGGCGCGGGAGTGTAGCGGAAACCATGGAGACAAGTGAGACCCGCCGGCGAAGGGCGCTGTCTGACTCAGGCGTGCGCATGCCCGGCGGCTGTGGTAGCATCACCCGATAGGGACAAAGAGCGGAGCGCGGAGCGAGGGCGTTTTTTCCAAGATCATGGCGCACCAGACCAACAAAAAGACCAAAGGAGCTCCCCCGACCACCCTTGCCGCGGAAGAGCTGATCCGCGTTTCCCGCTTTTACCGCGAGATGGCCGCTGAGACCTTTCCCTCCCGAGTCGCCGGGAGTGATGCCTCCGCCGATCTCGAGCACCTGGAAAAAGTCTTAATGGAGCAATCTTCCCCGGCTGCTGCTGAAGAGGCGTTCAAACAGATGCGGCGTTGTCTGACCCTGCTCGATTCGTCCATCACTCCGTTTCTTCTCCGCGTCCACATCGAACGCCGAGTCCCCATTGCCGTGGAAACGGTCCGCGCCCTGCTCCGCTATTTTCTGACCAAGCCACCCTTCGAGGACGCCGATCGTGACAAGCTCGATTACCTTGCCACGCTCCTCTTCTCGACGGAGACCGATCGGCCTTTGCAACCGAGCGCGGGCCCCGATCACATCGGGGCGGGCGCGCCCGGGGATGAGGCCTGGCTCAGCCTCTTTGCCGGGTTGCGATGGCATGCGCTGGCAGCCGAACAAGAAGATCGGCTCACTCAATTGGCCGCCCTCATCCCCCGTATCGAACAATACACCGACTTCGAAGAACTGGTGAACTCGAAGGTCGTCCATCAGGCGAGAAGCATCAAAAAGTCCCTTTCTTCCTACTTGGCTCATCCCGAGGTTGTGAAGCAGATGGTGCAGTTCAACCTGGTGTTCCGAAAGCGCTTCGAAGAACTCTTTCGCGCAGAGACCGACCGCATGCGCCTGGTCACACGGCAGAATATCCAGGATGCAGTGCGTCTGAAGGTCTTCTTCGCCGGGCAAGCGGGCGTGGAGACGCCGGAGAGTCCCGCCACTCCGGGGCAGCCCGCCCCTGCCACTGCCGCCGTTAGCCCCGCTCAGGAGGGACCGGTGGGGAAGCTGAAGGAGCGCCCGGAACTGGAAAAATACCAGCGAAAATTTACCCGCCCACTGGAGGAAATGCAGCTCAAGAGTTTGACCACCCGCATCCGGGAGTATTTCGCTGAAGTGCGGATGCCGGTTGAGGCGGCCATGCTCGTTCCTCTGGCGCATGCATCCTTCGCCGTTTCGCCCTGGGAGGTGGAGGCCTTTATGCCGCAGTTGGAGGCAACCCAAGCCACCCGTGCGCTTTATGAGGCTATCCAGCAGGCGGTTGTCATCCGCGGTCGCCTGGAGGAGGAATTGACCCTTTACCGGGAAAAGCGCGAGACCCGCTACCTCTGGAAGCCACACTTCGATTCGCTCGGCTATGCGGTCGCCAGCGCAGCCAGCTTGCTTGTGCAGTTGCAGAAAACTCTGGCCAACTCCGCCTCCAACGGGCAAGTCCCACAGCGATCGAAGCTCGCTCGCTCTGCTTCGGATCTCATTCAGACCCTCGAAGAGGTGGACCGGTCGCTCTAGCAATCTTCTTCGGGAACGATGGGTGCGAGGGAGCACCCCGCGGCGGGATAGGCACGCCGATAATGATACTATAACGTTATTGGTTTGAGAGCTTTGGCGGGAGGTATAGAACTAGCAACTTTTATCACTCGGGCCTTGACAGGTGCTTTTAACACGTTGAAGATTAAGGTTGCCTAGCCTCCACCTGCCAGCCAAAGCTCCGCTGCTACAACTGAGGGAACAAGTAATGGAACCTACAAGTAGCTCGGCCCGCACGCTCATCTATGGCGTACCCGATTACCTCGCTCGAGACAGCGAAACGCTCGTCCCGGCCGGCTCGCCCCAGTTCACCCTGGCTCGTCGCTTCGCCCGGGTCAGTTTTCTCGACTACGACCGCATCATTATTCTGGAAGCCGATGTTGTCGGCGAATCGCCCAAACTTCCTTTGCAGCAGAAGGAAGATTTCCTGATTCGCAAAGAGGAAGCGGTCGCCTGCCTGCAACAGGGACGCTTTCTCCTCGCAGCCTACAATCATCTTGGGCCCCAGCTCTTCCCGGGCGCGGGTGCAGTCGGCATCGACAACCTTGCTTATTTTCTTCTGACCTATGCGCGCGTGATGTCTCAGGCAACATTGACCAGCACGTCGTCGGTCAGCGTGAAAGAAGAGTTTGCCGGCTTTGCGCAGGAATACGCCAAGGGGTTCGCCACTTTTGCCGTGAACGAATCCGACGCCAACCTGGACGTTCTCTCGCGCAGCGCTGAGAGCAAGGAGGTCACCGGGTTCGTCAAATCCTTTGCCAACCGGGCGATGCTGGGACTGCTTCCCGCCTTCCTTCCCCCCAACCGACTCACGAGTACTCAGCCCCTGGAGCTGCTTGCTCACTCGCTCGATGAGTATTGCTCTTCCCGGATAGCCGGTCGAGGCGCAGTGGGGGAAGCTTCCCGCGAACTGTTCACCTTCCACAGCGAGAACGTCCTCGAAACCCGCCTCCAGAAGTTGCGCCAGGAATTGGAAGCGGCACAGCAACAGCGGCGTTGGCTAGAAGAGGCGCGCGCCCTGCCGTACCAGCGCGGGGAAGAGTTGCTGGCGGGAGTGGGACGAATCTTTGAGAACCTGGGCTATTGCGTGGGCCGGCGCGAGGGCGGACGCTCGTTCATTTTGGAGGACGGGCAAACCAGCCAGGCGCTCATGCTGCTTCGCGTCGAAGCGCCGGAACAGAACATCAACCGCCATGATTTGCAGCGGCTTGACCTGGAGCGCGCCGACCGCATCGGCAACGACGATTTTCCAGCCTTGCTCATCGCCAACATTTTTGCTAGCGCGCCGAACCTGGTGGACAAGGACGCCCCCATCCCGCCCGCCCTGGTCCAGCGCATGCTCCAGGACAAACTGGTCGTGATGCGCCTGCTCGACCTGCTGCGCGTCTATGACATTTACATGCAGGGTCGCATCAAGCTGGAGAACTTGATGGGCGCCGTGCTCAAGCGTGCCGGTTGGATTGAAGCCAAGGATTCCAGCACCATCCTCTTTCATTCTGAATCAGGCGGCCCCTCGCGAGAAGCGCTCTCCGCCGACAAGGTTCGTTCCATCACCGATCGCCAGCAGTCCGGCCAGCGCTAGCACACAAAAGCAGTCGCTAGAGGCTGGAAGCAGGAAGCTAGAAAATTTTCTGGCTTCCAGCCTCGAGCATCAAGCCTCTAGCGAAGGCACGGAAGGCATCCCGAACCGGGTGCAGCGAATCTATTGGTTTGTCGGCCCTGCCGGAGTTATGAAACAATGAAGCCAATGGGGCGACTTCTCACCCGGCTCTCGCTCGCCGTGACCGTTTCGCTCTCGGGCCTGGCACAGCCCAGCCCGGGCCAGGAAGTTCGATTCCGCGCGCGAGCCGACGTGGTGGAGGTTCCCGTTGCCACCTTCGATTCGCGTGGCCAGTTCGTGTTCGACCTGGACGCAAAAGACTTTGAAGTCACCGACAACGGTGTCCCGCAGAAGATCTTCGATCTTGATTTGAGCCCGCTGCCTGTCTCCCTGGTCGTGCTGGTGGAGACGAGTAGCCGGGTGACCCCGCTGCTCGACCGCGTGCGCGGCTCCGGAATCCTTTTTACCGAACTGGTCATGGGGCAGACGGGCGAAGGCGCCGTCATCACGTTTGATAGCCGCGTGCAACTGCTCCAAGACTTCACTTCAGACGGCGACAAGATTATATCGGCTATCAAGAAGATGCAGCCGGGCGACGACAGCGCCCGCCTGGCGGACGCCATGGGCCGGGCCGTCGAAATCCTGCGCGGTCGGGAGAATCGCCGGCGGGTGGTCATTGCCATGACCGAACCGGAGGACCGCGGCAGCCTGATCAAAATCGGCGAGCCGCTGCGCGACGCCCAATTGGCCAATGTCAGCATCTACACCATCGGCTTCAACACCACCCAGGTGATGCTGATGCAAAAGGAGGCGCCGGCGGCGACCTCGCCTTTTCCTCCAGGGGTGATGGCCCGTCCGCTGCCGCCGGGAGCGGTGCCCACCACCACGGCCGAGCAGAACTACTACGGCGGCATCAATCTCATCCCGGCGGTCATGACGCTCGTCCAGACCCTCTCCCATTCGTTGGGTGAGAACCCGCTCAAGGTGATCGCTGCCGGCACCGGGGCCAGCTATCGCAGCCAGTTAACCAAGAGCGGCCTCGAAGAAGCCATCGGCGAAATCGGCAACGAGATTCACAGCCAGTACGTCCTCACCTATCGGCCGACCAACGCGCACGAGCCCGGCTTTCACCGCATCGAGGTGCGGGTCAAGCGCAGCGGAATCACCGTCCGCGCCCGGCCAGGCTACTTCCTCGGCCCGGATTCCTGAATCGAACCCCTTCGCCGTTCACCCCTCACCGGCTGCGATACTGCTCGTAGAGCCGGCTTTGACGGGACTCCATCGGAATCTCGCGGCCCTTGATGAAGACATATTTCACGTCGGTGCGCGGCTCGAGGGGATCGCCGGTGGCCACCACCACGTTGGCGAGCTTGCCGGGTTCGAGGCTGCCGAGCTTGTCGGCCACGCCCCAAATCTCCGCCGGGTAGATGGTGATGGCCTTGATCGCCTCGTCGTAAGGCAACCCGTAGGCCACCGCATATCCCGCCTGGTAGGGCAGGTTGCGCACGTTATGAGCGTCAGCGGATTGAAAAGCGATTTTCACTCCGCGGCGAGACAATTCCGCCGGCAGGCGAAACACGCCGTCGTACCGCTGCTCCTCTTTGGGCATGTCGTAGATCGGCCCCACCAGCACCGGTACGTTCCAGGCGGCCACTTCGTCAAGGATGTCCTGGGCGTGGGTGATGTGGCTCAGGATGACGCGTAACTTGAATTCCTGCGCCAGGGTCATGATGGTCTTGATTTCGCTCGGCTCCGTTGCGCCCAAGATCACCGGCCGCTTGCCTTCCAGCACCGGGAGAAGCGCTTCCAGTTTCAGGTCATGTCGGAAGGGGCGCGGGCCGCGGCCTTCCCTCTCTCTTTCCTCCGCCCCTCCTGCCTCAAGGCCGGCTTCGGCGCGCGCTTTTCTTTGCCCGTAATCCTGCGCGTCCAAAAAGGCCTGGCGCATTTGCGAGATCATGCCCATGCGGGTCTCCGGAAACTTGTCACGTCGCCTGGCGCGAGGGCTGAAGTTGATGTTGAGGGCGATGTCCGGAACCATAACCATTTCGTCCACTGTCTTGCCGTCGAGAAGGATGAGCGAAGAAAGTCCGGACATCGTGTTGGTTTCCGCCGGCGAAACGATGGCCGTCGTCACGCCGTTCAGGCGCGTTACTGGAATGAGTTCACTCTCGGCGTGCAAGGCATCCACAACGCGCATTTGGGGCGTGATCGGGTCGCTCGGCTCGACTCGATCCACCGTTGCCGGCACCAGATCTACTTCCACCAGTCCAAGGCCGGTATTCGAGTCGATCAGCCCGGGATAGACCGTCATGCCGCGGGCATCAATGACCCTTGCGCCGGGGGGAATGGCAAGATTGGCGCCCACCGCTTCGAGCTTGTCGCCGCGGATCAAGACCGTGCCTTTCTCAATCACTCCCTTGGTGACGGTCAAGATTTTTCCATCCTTGATGGCAACGACCTCGCCGGCAGGATGATCGGCTGCCAGAGCAGCCGCCGCCACCAGCCCGGCAAATGTGGCGCAGAAGATGGTCCTTATCATGGCGCTACTCCTTTGGCCCCGTGGCATAGAACGGCGTGCCGTAGCCGGGCAGGCTGCGGTCGAAATAGACCTCGCCCTCAATCAGGACTTTTTCCACTTTCGCGTAGATGGAAAGCGGATGGGCGTCCCAGATAGCGATGTCAGCGTCCTTGCCGGGCTCGAGTGACCCCACCCGATGATCAATCCCGGCAATCCACGCCGGGTTGATCGTAATCATTGCCAACGCTTCTTCCTCAGGCACGCCGCCGTAGCGGACAAGCTTGGCCGCCTCTTGATTCAGCCGTCGAGCAAAATCTTCGCTGTCTGACTTCACCGCCACCCGCACGCCCTTTTTCCACAGCATCGCGCCCGCCCACGGAATGGCGTCCCAGGCTTCCACCTTGTAGCCCCACCAGTCGGCGAAGATCGCCGTCCCGATATTGGCCTTGGCGAGTTCATCGGCAACCTTGTAGGCCTCAAGCGCATGGTGGAAGGCGCGAATGGGATAGCCATATTCCCGGGCAATGCGCATTTCCGTCAGGAATTCGTCGGCACGGTAGCAATGAATCTGGACCAGAAACTTCCCGCGCAGAATATCGGCCAGGGCTTCCAGTTTCAGGTCCTTTTTCGGGGGCAGTCCCGCCTTGGCTGGGTCGCCCTTCTTGAGTCGAGCGTTGTATTGCTCCCATTCCTGAATGTAGTCCTTGGCCTCTGCCATCGCCTGCCGGAGAACAAAGAAATTGCCCATGCGGGTCGAGGGCATCTGTTGCCGGCCGCCGTACACGCGCTTCGGATTTTCCCCGCTGGCAAACTTGATCGAGGGCAAAGCGTCCTGGAAGATCAATGCGTCGCGCGGCTTGCCGAACTTGTGTTTGATGACCAGCGCCTGGCCGCCAATCATGTTGGCCGAGCCATGGAGCAGGAGTGACGATGTCACACCGCCCGCCAGAATGTGATAGATGGATTTGTCATCGTATTGAAAGGCATCGGCCATCACCATGTGCGGCGTGACAGGCGCAGTTGCTTCGTTGATGTCGCCGTCGAGCGCGATGTGGCTGTGCGCGTCAACAATGCCCGGCATCACGTACTTGCCGGTCGCGTCAATGACCTTCGCGCTCGGCGAGGCGTGAACCGTTTTGCCGATCTCGACGATCTTTCCGTCACGGATGAGGACAGACCCCTTTTGCATGGTGCCCCGGGTGACGGTAAGAATCGTTCCGTTGCGGATGACGACTTCCTCCGCCTTGGCCGCCGCGGCTGCCAGGATCGGGCACATACACGCCAGCATAAAGAGCCGCGAAATTTTTCTCGCTTTTCTCATGGGGAGCGCCCCTCCGGGGCAAAGAAACGCCCGGGTAATCGTAGGACCCGCGCCGATTGTAGTCAGGAGCGAAAACCAGCGCAACACCCTTTGTGAACAGCGGGCGTGGCCGCTTTCAAGTCGTCGGATTCGACTTTAACCGTCGCCTGGCGCTATCGCCGAACTTCGACGCTGCCGGGAATGGCTCCCGCGGAGCCGTTTCCTTCCGGGGCCAGTTTGACTACAATACGCTTGCCCCGACATGTCGGGGCTTGCCCCGGCACGTTGGGGCTTGCGCCGGTGGGGAACGATGCCGCCGTACAGTATTGAACATGCCCGGGCGGGTTTGCGAGCCCCGTTGCCGACGCTGGAAACCTGGCCCAATCAATTTCCGGGATATGAAATTCAGATTGTTGCTCCCGAGTACACCTCGGTTTGTCCCAAGACCGGGTTACCCGACTTCGGCACCATCACGGTGCGCTACGAACCGGGCAAGGCCTGTGTGGAACTCAAATCGTTCAAGGTTTATCTCAACGCCTATCGTCATGTGGGAATCTTTTACGAGAACGCAGTCAATCGCATTCTGAGGGACGTGGTGGTGGCCTGCCGGCCCAAATGGTGCGTCGTGCGCGGCGAATTCAACGTTCGCGGCAGCATGCGCAGCACCATTGAGGCCCGCCATGGCCGGCCGCGACCATAATGATGGACTTTGCCTTTCAATTTGAAGATAATGCCGCTTCCCGGCAAGGGGCCGGCCCCGCCGCGACGGGGGCGACCTTTTGCCCGAGCGTAAAGGAGGTTTATGAGCATCTCACCTACTACCCCATCCAAAGGACCGGAATCCTCTCCCGGTGGCGGGACACCGATGTGGCTGGTCATCCTGGTCGTCGTGATCGCCGTGCTTGTGGCGTACTCCTTTTACGCCCAGAACTCGGCGAGACAGAGCTTGCAGGGCGTCATGAAGCAAGTGAGCCAAAAGATTGACGTCATCGGCAAGCGCATGGACGTCACCGACGATCGTTTTGCCAACCTCAAGGGACAAGTCGAGGTCACCACCGAGCGTCTTGGCTTGACCCAGAAGGAACTCGAGCGGGCCCGCGCCCTGGCGCAGAATATCAAGAAGGAAGTGGCCGCATCCAACGCGGAACTCGCCGGCAAGATCGCTGAAGTGCAGAGGGCAACCGAGACCGGCATTGCCGCCGTCACCGGCGAGGTTGCTGGCGTGAAAACCGACGTGGCCGGCACAAAGCAAGAGGTCAGCGAAATCAAGATTAAGCTCGAGCGCGCCATCGGCGACCTCGGCGTCCAGAGCGGTCTCATCGCCAAAAACCGCGACGAGCTGGACGAGCTGAGGCGGCGCGGTGACCGCAACTACTTCGATTTCGACCTGACCAAGCGCGCCGGTCCCCAGCGGGTGGGCCCGGTCACCATGCGCCTGAAGAAAACCGACAGCAAAAAACTGAAATACACCATGGACGTCGTCGTGGACGACCGGAACATCGAGAAGAAGGACAAGACGCTTCTCGAGCCGGTGCAGTTCCTCGTCAAGGGCACCCGCATCCCTTATGAGGTGGTGGTTCAGGACGTCCAGAAAGATCGCATCATCGGCTATCTTTCAACGCCGAAGGAAATGGCGGCGGCTCCACAGCCGTAGCTCCTCTGTCCGCGTGAGCCGGATCGTCCGTCCTCCGCTTCCGTGCTCGGCCGCCCTTGGGGGTGTGTCTCTTTTGGGCATCCAGGAGCCGGAAGACTGCCATCGGGCCCGACCACCGCGGAAAACATTTTCAGCCGAGATTTCATCGTATAATTTGATGCCTGCTTGGAAACGATGAGAAGAGAGAAACGGTTCGCCGCCGCGCTCGTCCGACGCCATCTTCGACGCCCGACCGGAACCGCGCTTATTCTGGTTGCGGCGTTGCTCGCGCCCGCCGTCTCTCTTCGCCCCCAAGAAACCGCCGGCAAGATCCCGGGCTTGCCCAATTTTCACGCCGTCAACGGCCGTCTTTTTCGTGGAGGGCAACCGTCACCGGAAGGTTTTCAGAACCTCAAGGAAATAGGCATGGAGGTCGTCATAGATTTTCGCAACCGGGGCAAGAGCGCCGACCGCGAACGGCAGACGGTCGAGAGCCTCGGCATGCAGTACGTCTCCATACCGTGGAAGGGCAGCCGGTTTCCGACTGCCCAGGATGTCCAGCGCTTTTTTGCGGCGATGGACCACAACCCGCCCAAGAAAGTTTTTGTCCATTGCCGCCGTGGCGCCGAACGGACCGGCTACATGATTGGGCTCTATCGGGTGACTCGCGAAGGTTGGACCGCCAAACAAGCGGCAGACGAAATGGAAAAATACGGATTCCGCGGACTTTGGTACGGCCACCTGAAGGACAATCTTTTCAAACTGGAAACGCGGCGGCCCTCCCCCGCCGCCGCAAAATCCTCATCGGCGGTCGGCAGGCCCCGCGATGGCCGGCCCGCCTCGGAAGGGTCCCTGGCTGCTTCTCCGCGGAAGCCGGCGGGTCAGACGTAGCCCGCCCGGGCAGGGCTATTCCGCATCACTCAAATTCTTTGAGTTCCTTGGCGAGCCGGAGCAGGCGGGCATCGGCCAGAGCATTCACCGTGTCTTCCTCGAACTTGCCATTTTCGCCGGGCGTCCCGGCGCGGAACCCGGTGAGAATTTCGATGCCCTGATCAACGGTGGTTATGGGATAGATGTGGAATTGATTTTGCGCGACGGCCTGCACGATGTCTTCGCGCAGCATCAGATCCTTGACGTTGTCCTGGGGAATGATCACGCCCTGGCTGCCCGTCAAGCCTTTGCCCTTGCAAACCTCAAAAAAGCCTTCGATCTTCTGATTGACGCCGCCGATCGCCTGCACGTCGCCCTGCTGATTCACCGAGCCGGTGACGGCGATTTCCTGCCGTAGCGGCACGCGGGCCAGGGCCGAAACGATGGCGTAGATCTCCGTGGAGGAGGCGCTGTCGCCGTCCACTCCGGTGTAGGACTGCTCAAAGCAGATGCTGCCGGAAAGGGACAGGGGTTTGTCCTGGGCGAACCGGTTGCGGAGATAGCCGGCAAGAATCTGTATGCCCTTGTCGTGGAGCTTTCCGGAAAGGTTGGCCTCGCGCTCGATATTGATGATGCCCGCCTTGCCCATGGAAACCGAGGCGGTGATGCGCACCGGCCGGCCAAAGGCGTAGCCGCCCACTTCCGCCACGCTCAAGCCGTTCACTTGGCCAACCCGCGAGCCCGCCACATCAATGAGCATGAGGTGCTCGTCAATCATCTCCTGAATTTTTGATTCGATGAGGTTGTGGCGCTCGCGGTGAGCTTCCCGGGCGCGGCGCACGTGTGCCTCAGTGACCATCGCTGACTGTTCGGCTTCGGCAAAGTAATGCGCCTCCCGGGCCACGTCGAGCACGTCGGCAAAGCGAGTGGTGACCTTGCCTTTGCGGCCGGCGCGGCGCACGCCAAATTCCACCAGGGCGCTGATGGCGCTGCGGTCAAATGGCCGCAGCTTCTCCTCGTCGCAAAGCTTGCGCACCGCCCCCGCATAGTAACCCACCACGTTGTCCGTCAGCTTCATCTCCGAATCGAAGTCGGCCTTGATCTTGAAGATTTTCTTGAAGTCCTGCTCATAGGCGTAGAGCAACTCGTAAAGCTCGTGGTCGCCGATCATGATGACTTTGACGTTGACGTCAATCGGCTCCGGCTTCAGCGAGGAGCCGCCAAACGAGTAGAGCCAATCGGTGGCCTGGATTTCCAGTTTGCGATGCATCAGGGTGCGCTTGAGCGCCCGCCAAACGCCCGGCTCGGTCAACGCGTCGAGCGCATAAACGACCAGGTAGCCGCCGTCGGCCCGCAGCAACGACCCGGCGCGGATGTCCATGAAGTCGGATTGGACGGCCGCGCGCCAATCCAGCGGTCGCTGGACCGTGCCGAAGAGGTTGTGGTAGGTGGGGCTGCGCTCAAAGATCACCGGCGCGCCGTCGCCGTCTTCGTGCGCCAGAATGGCATTCACCTGATAGACCCGAAACGGGTCGCGCTCGAACCGCGGCCCCCGAAAAGCCTCTTCCACTGAGGGCGCGCCGCCCTCCGCCTCAGCCGCCTCTTCCTCTCTCGTCTTAAAGGGTTCCAGATTATCCAAGATGTTGTGCCGAACCTCTTCCAGGTATTCGCTGACTCTCGGGTGGGGAAACTTCTCCTTTAACTCTTCAATGACGCCATCCACCAGTACCGAAGCGCTTTCCTGTTCC of the Candidatus Acidiferrales bacterium genome contains:
- the queF gene encoding preQ(1) synthase — its product is MPPYSIEHARAGLRAPLPTLETWPNQFPGYEIQIVAPEYTSVCPKTGLPDFGTITVRYEPGKACVELKSFKVYLNAYRHVGIFYENAVNRILRDVVVACRPKWCVVRGEFNVRGSMRSTIEARHGRPRP
- a CDS encoding ATP-binding protein; this translates as LRRIEVARVSPKPAAPAQELTPAELHWCCLPEKIPFQSTNDVAPLETIVGQDRALKALRVGVELFAPGYNIFVCGLAGTGRATTITKMLQELPLKCPLAPDRCYVNNFKSSDQPRLLTLPRGQANGFRKEMDSAIAFLRRRIPQVFESEQFQLTKNKIVERYTGREKEMMDEFTRYISKNSFMLAKMQVGTVSLPELFPVVDGQMVPMEEMPKLVEAGKVPAERAKEFAKKYDQFRQEFTLVYRKTLALSRELAQDLRYLEQESASVLVDGVIEELKEKFPHPRVSEYLEEVRHNILDNLEPFKTREEEAAEAEGGAPSVEEAFRGPRFERDPFRVYQVNAILAHEDGDGAPVIFERSPTYHNLFGTVQRPLDWRAAVQSDFMDIRAGSLLRADGGYLVVYALDALTEPGVWRALKRTLMHRKLEIQATDWLYSFGGSSLKPEPIDVNVKVIMIGDHELYELLYAYEQDFKKIFKIKADFDSEMKLTDNVVGYYAGAVRKLCDEEKLRPFDRSAISALVEFGVRRAGRKGKVTTRFADVLDVAREAHYFAEAEQSAMVTEAHVRRAREAHRERHNLIESKIQEMIDEHLMLIDVAGSRVGQVNGLSVAEVGGYAFGRPVRITASVSMGKAGIINIEREANLSGKLHDKGIQILAGYLRNRFAQDKPLSLSGSICFEQSYTGVDGDSASSTEIYAIVSALARVPLRQEIAVTGSVNQQGDVQAIGGVNQKIEGFFEVCKGKGLTGSQGVIIPQDNVKDLMLREDIVQAVAQNQFHIYPITTVDQGIEILTGFRAGTPGENGKFEEDTVNALADARLLRLAKELKEFE
- a CDS encoding amidohydrolase gives rise to the protein MRKARKISRLFMLACMCPILAAAAAKAEEVVIRNGTILTVTRGTMQKGSVLIRDGKIVEIGKTVHASPSAKVIDATGKYVMPGIVDAHSHIALDGDINEATAPVTPHMVMADAFQYDDKSIYHILAGGVTSSLLLHGSANMIGGQALVIKHKFGKPRDALIFQDALPSIKFASGENPKRVYGGRQQMPSTRMGNFFVLRQAMAEAKDYIQEWEQYNARLKKGDPAKAGLPPKKDLKLEALADILRGKFLVQIHCYRADEFLTEMRIAREYGYPIRAFHHALEAYKVADELAKANIGTAIFADWWGYKVEAWDAIPWAGAMLWKKGVRVAVKSDSEDFARRLNQEAAKLVRYGGVPEEEALAMITINPAWIAGIDHRVGSLEPGKDADIAIWDAHPLSIYAKVEKVLIEGEVYFDRSLPGYGTPFYATGPKE
- a CDS encoding protein tyrosine phosphatase family protein, encoding MRREKRFAAALVRRHLRRPTGTALILVAALLAPAVSLRPQETAGKIPGLPNFHAVNGRLFRGGQPSPEGFQNLKEIGMEVVIDFRNRGKSADRERQTVESLGMQYVSIPWKGSRFPTAQDVQRFFAAMDHNPPKKVFVHCRRGAERTGYMIGLYRVTREGWTAKQAADEMEKYGFRGLWYGHLKDNLFKLETRRPSPAAAKSSSAVGRPRDGRPASEGSLAASPRKPAGQT
- a CDS encoding VWA domain-containing protein, whose product is MGRLLTRLSLAVTVSLSGLAQPSPGQEVRFRARADVVEVPVATFDSRGQFVFDLDAKDFEVTDNGVPQKIFDLDLSPLPVSLVVLVETSSRVTPLLDRVRGSGILFTELVMGQTGEGAVITFDSRVQLLQDFTSDGDKIISAIKKMQPGDDSARLADAMGRAVEILRGRENRRRVVIAMTEPEDRGSLIKIGEPLRDAQLANVSIYTIGFNTTQVMLMQKEAPAATSPFPPGVMARPLPPGAVPTTTAEQNYYGGINLIPAVMTLVQTLSHSLGENPLKVIAAGTGASYRSQLTKSGLEEAIGEIGNEIHSQYVLTYRPTNAHEPGFHRIEVRVKRSGITVRARPGYFLGPDS
- a CDS encoding amidohydrolase family protein, with protein sequence MIRTIFCATFAGLVAAAALAADHPAGEVVAIKDGKILTVTKGVIEKGTVLIRGDKLEAVGANLAIPPGARVIDARGMTVYPGLIDSNTGLGLVEVDLVPATVDRVEPSDPITPQMRVVDALHAESELIPVTRLNGVTTAIVSPAETNTMSGLSSLILLDGKTVDEMVMVPDIALNINFSPRARRRDKFPETRMGMISQMRQAFLDAQDYGQRKARAEAGLEAGGAEEREREGRGPRPFRHDLKLEALLPVLEGKRPVILGATEPSEIKTIMTLAQEFKLRVILSHITHAQDILDEVAAWNVPVLVGPIYDMPKEEQRYDGVFRLPAELSRRGVKIAFQSADAHNVRNLPYQAGYAVAYGLPYDEAIKAITIYPAEIWGVADKLGSLEPGKLANVVVATGDPLEPRTDVKYVFIKGREIPMESRQSRLYEQYRSR